A stretch of the Psychroserpens sp. Hel_I_66 genome encodes the following:
- a CDS encoding YhcH/YjgK/YiaL family protein, whose amino-acid sequence MVIDTLSNVDRYKVLNPLFKKAFDYIDQKDLTQLEDGKYDITEGLKLIVNTGTGMTEEDSLKKFECHDEYIDIQICASGLETIAWKPREKCSIPNGDYDTDRDRRFFNDKPDIFFQLTNNQFAIFYPEDVHAPMIGNNEIKKLVFKVKI is encoded by the coding sequence ATGGTTATAGATACGCTCAGCAATGTAGATAGGTACAAGGTTTTAAATCCCCTATTTAAAAAGGCATTCGATTATATAGATCAAAAAGATTTAACACAGCTTGAAGATGGAAAATATGACATAACCGAAGGGTTAAAACTCATAGTAAACACTGGCACAGGAATGACCGAAGAGGACAGTTTGAAAAAGTTTGAATGTCATGATGAATATATTGATATCCAAATTTGTGCAAGTGGTTTAGAAACAATAGCATGGAAGCCAAGAGAAAAATGTAGTATCCCAAATGGGGACTATGACACAGATAGGGACAGAAGGTTTTTTAATGATAAACCTGATATATTTTTTCAATTGACAAACAATCAATTTGCGATTTTTTATCCGGAAGATGTCCACGCACCAATGATTGGAAATAATGAAATAAAAAAGTTAGTATTTAAAGTTAAAATTTAA
- a CDS encoding bifunctional 4-hydroxy-2-oxoglutarate aldolase/2-dehydro-3-deoxy-phosphogluconate aldolase — protein MANYSRIEVANVMKQTGLVPLFYNSDLEISKKVIQATYDGGARLLEFTARGDFAHEVFGELNKYVLKNMPGMIMGVGSVTDAASASRFMALGANFIVTPVLREDIAIVCNRRKVMWSPGCGSLTEICRAEELGCEVVKLFPGGIYGPDFVKAIRGPQPWTSIMPTGGVSPTKENLEGWFNAGVTCVGMGSKLINKNADGNYDLAKIESDTKAALAIIKDIRKQ, from the coding sequence ATGGCAAATTATTCAAGAATAGAAGTAGCAAATGTTATGAAACAAACGGGTTTAGTACCCTTGTTTTATAATTCAGATTTAGAAATAAGTAAAAAAGTAATCCAGGCAACCTACGATGGTGGTGCAAGATTATTAGAATTTACAGCAAGAGGAGATTTCGCACACGAGGTTTTTGGAGAACTTAATAAGTACGTACTAAAAAATATGCCAGGAATGATTATGGGTGTAGGTTCTGTAACAGATGCTGCATCTGCTTCACGTTTTATGGCTTTAGGCGCCAATTTTATCGTAACACCGGTGTTAAGGGAAGATATTGCAATTGTTTGTAATAGACGAAAAGTAATGTGGTCACCAGGTTGCGGATCTCTTACTGAAATTTGTCGTGCTGAAGAATTAGGATGTGAAGTTGTAAAGTTATTTCCAGGAGGTATTTATGGGCCAGATTTTGTGAAGGCAATTAGAGGGCCTCAACCTTGGACGAGTATTATGCCAACAGGTGGTGTGTCTCCAACAAAGGAAAATTTAGAAGGTTGGTTTAATGCAGGCGTAACTTGTGTAGGAATGGGGTCAAAACTCATTAATAAAAATGCAGATGGTAATTATGATTTAGCTAAAATCGAATCAGATACTAAAGCAGCATTAGCAATCATAAAAGATATTAGAAAACAATAA
- a CDS encoding LacI family DNA-binding transcriptional regulator, with protein MPAITLKEISRVSGYSVSTVSKALNDKSDINIETRQLIKNIANKYNYIPNNFAVALRKKKTKVIAVIVPQVNTFFCSSHLYNIQKIAYAQGYRIVLFQTLMDVSKERESINQSKDGSFDGTILITNNIPLVNFSEENNSTTPIEFIKIDDSLPQDQLKKDSILSFNKLLRRIN; from the coding sequence GTGCCAGCAATCACTTTAAAAGAAATTTCTCGCGTATCAGGTTATTCTGTTTCTACAGTTTCTAAGGCTTTAAATGATAAGTCTGATATTAATATAGAAACAAGACAACTGATTAAGAATATAGCTAACAAGTATAACTATATACCAAATAATTTTGCAGTTGCGCTAAGAAAAAAGAAAACTAAAGTGATTGCTGTTATAGTACCTCAAGTGAATACCTTTTTTTGTAGCTCTCATTTGTACAATATTCAAAAAATTGCATATGCTCAAGGTTATAGAATAGTTTTATTTCAAACGTTGATGGATGTGTCTAAGGAAAGAGAATCTATAAACCAAAGTAAAGACGGTAGCTTTGATGGTACTATTTTAATCACTAATAATATTCCCTTGGTTAATTTTTCCGAAGAAAACAATAGCACAACGCCTATTGAATTTATAAAAATTGATGATAGTCTTCCACAAGATCAATTAAAAAAAGATAGTATATTGAGCTTTAATAAATTGCTAAGGCGAATAAATTAA
- a CDS encoding DMT family transporter → MFKKAIILMVISAFAFALLNVFVKNLNQFNVYQIVFFRSLGSLFFTIPFLLRNKIPMLGKKKNLLLFRGIVGFVAMSLFFASLKHLSMGSAVSIRYVSPIFAALFALVLLKEKIKYLQWLCFAIAFSGVLILKGFDVNLDGIGLFYAILSAFFTGLVFIIIRKIGNSDHPIVIVNYFMVIATFFGGILAISEWMTPIGMEWVVLFSLGVFGYFGQYYMTKAFQIAEVNQVAPLKYIEVIFTMIIGVIWLNETYTLISLLAIFLILLGLVLNFAVKR, encoded by the coding sequence ATGTTCAAAAAGGCTATAATTTTGATGGTTATAAGTGCTTTTGCTTTTGCCCTTTTAAATGTATTTGTAAAAAACTTAAATCAGTTTAATGTTTATCAAATTGTGTTTTTTAGATCTTTAGGGTCTTTGTTTTTTACCATCCCATTTTTGTTGCGAAATAAAATACCAATGCTCGGTAAAAAGAAAAATTTACTTCTTTTTAGAGGTATTGTTGGCTTCGTGGCAATGTCCTTGTTTTTCGCTTCTTTAAAACATCTTTCAATGGGATCTGCAGTCTCGATACGTTATGTCTCTCCAATTTTTGCAGCACTATTTGCACTGGTTTTATTAAAGGAGAAAATTAAATATTTGCAATGGCTATGCTTTGCGATCGCCTTTTCTGGTGTACTTATTCTAAAGGGTTTTGATGTAAATCTTGATGGTATTGGACTATTTTACGCAATTCTATCAGCTTTTTTTACTGGATTGGTTTTTATAATTATTCGAAAAATAGGAAACAGTGACCATCCCATAGTAATCGTGAATTATTTCATGGTTATTGCTACATTTTTTGGAGGTATTCTAGCCATTTCAGAATGGATGACTCCTATTGGTATGGAATGGGTAGTGCTTTTCAGTTTGGGTGTTTTTGGGTATTTCGGACAATATTATATGACAAAAGCTTTTCAAATTGCTGAGGTGAATCAAGTGGCACCATTAAAATATATTGAAGTTATTTTCACCATGATAATTGGCGTCATTTGGCTCAATGAAACTTACACTTTAATAAGCTTGCTGGCAATCTTTTTAATTCTTCTTGGATTAGTGCTAAACTTTGCTGTAAAGCGGTAG
- a CDS encoding catalase — translation MAKNNSSKDQKSKDLKQFEKDAEGKVMTTNQGLKVNDTNNSLKAGERGSTLLEDFLLREKITHFDHERIPERIVHARGSAAHGYFELTKNIKKYSKAGIFTDTDRKTPVFVRFSTVAGSKGSPDLARDVRGFAVKFYTQEGTWDLVGNNMPIFFIQDAMKFPDLIHSVKPEPNNEIPQAASAHDTFYDFVSHSTETLHNHIWAMSDRAIPRSLRMMEGFGIHTFRLINDKNESHFVKFHWKPKLGVHSVTWDEAVKINGADADFHRRDLWDAIEAGQYPEWELGIQVVADKDEHKFDFDLLDPTKLIPEEMVPVEIIGRMVLNRNPENFFAETEQVAFLPGHIIPGIDFTNDPLLQGRLFSYRDTQLSRLGSPNFHQIPINRPIGEVHNNQRDGHMQMDIPKGQTAYFPNTLGAGCPHLAKMSEGGFHSYEERIDAKKVRTRSESFSDHFSQPAFFYRSLADWEKAHVADAYTFELGKCKQTYIKERMLYLIAEIDKDLAKKVGKGLGMEIPKSIEKPVNQAIGADADVKKHQPPKKKNYLDTDPALSQANTKFESIATRQIAVLVADGFSMSNFKSMKKALEKENAMVKIIAPHGGKIKCDEHMEHDVDAAIMTTESVLFDAIYIPGGKKSITTLLEESKYKKFINEAFKHCKAIAADKEGEDLINETFVANYKDDKAILINEKPQSFIDAIAKHRNWERMDIAAKVPA, via the coding sequence ATGGCTAAAAATAACAGTTCCAAAGATCAAAAAAGCAAGGATTTAAAGCAATTTGAAAAAGATGCAGAAGGCAAGGTAATGACAACCAATCAAGGTCTTAAAGTCAATGATACCAATAATTCCCTCAAAGCAGGAGAAAGAGGTTCTACGCTTTTAGAGGATTTTCTTTTACGAGAAAAAATTACTCATTTTGACCATGAGCGCATTCCTGAACGAATTGTTCATGCAAGAGGTAGCGCAGCACATGGTTATTTTGAGCTCACTAAAAATATCAAGAAATACAGTAAAGCAGGAATTTTCACAGACACCGATAGAAAGACTCCGGTATTTGTTCGTTTCTCAACGGTTGCAGGATCTAAAGGATCTCCAGATTTAGCGCGTGATGTTCGTGGATTTGCAGTAAAATTCTATACACAAGAAGGCACTTGGGATTTGGTAGGTAATAATATGCCTATCTTTTTTATTCAAGATGCAATGAAGTTTCCAGATTTAATTCATTCGGTAAAACCAGAACCAAATAATGAAATACCACAGGCAGCATCTGCTCATGACACTTTTTATGATTTTGTGTCGCATTCTACCGAAACGCTTCACAATCACATCTGGGCCATGAGTGATAGAGCGATACCTAGAAGTTTACGTATGATGGAAGGTTTTGGTATTCATACCTTTAGACTTATCAATGATAAAAATGAGTCTCATTTTGTAAAATTCCATTGGAAACCAAAATTAGGTGTACACTCTGTTACGTGGGACGAGGCTGTAAAAATCAATGGTGCTGATGCAGATTTTCACAGACGTGATCTATGGGATGCTATTGAAGCTGGCCAATATCCTGAATGGGAATTGGGAATTCAAGTTGTAGCCGATAAAGATGAGCACAAATTTGATTTTGACCTCTTAGATCCAACCAAGCTAATACCTGAAGAAATGGTACCTGTTGAAATCATTGGCAGAATGGTATTGAATAGAAATCCAGAAAATTTCTTTGCAGAAACCGAACAAGTCGCATTTTTGCCAGGACATATTATACCAGGAATTGATTTCACAAATGACCCATTACTACAAGGAAGACTATTTTCTTATAGAGATACCCAATTATCTAGACTAGGCAGTCCAAATTTTCACCAAATACCAATAAATAGACCAATTGGTGAAGTTCATAACAACCAAAGAGATGGCCATATGCAAATGGATATCCCAAAAGGTCAAACCGCTTATTTCCCAAATACTCTAGGTGCTGGTTGTCCGCATCTGGCAAAAATGAGTGAAGGTGGTTTTCACTCTTACGAAGAGCGTATAGATGCGAAAAAAGTAAGAACAAGAAGTGAGAGTTTTAGTGATCACTTTTCTCAACCTGCGTTTTTTTACAGAAGCTTAGCAGATTGGGAAAAAGCCCATGTTGCAGACGCTTATACTTTTGAATTAGGAAAATGCAAACAAACGTATATTAAAGAACGTATGCTTTATTTGATTGCTGAAATTGATAAAGATCTTGCTAAAAAGGTAGGTAAAGGTTTAGGAATGGAGATACCAAAATCTATTGAAAAACCAGTCAATCAAGCAATTGGTGCAGATGCCGATGTAAAAAAACACCAGCCACCAAAAAAGAAAAATTACTTAGATACCGATCCAGCTCTAAGTCAGGCCAACACAAAATTTGAAAGTATTGCCACGCGACAAATTGCTGTATTAGTAGCAGATGGTTTTTCAATGAGTAATTTTAAGTCTATGAAAAAAGCCTTAGAAAAAGAAAATGCCATGGTGAAAATAATAGCTCCTCATGGTGGCAAAATCAAATGTGATGAACATATGGAACACGATGTGGACGCTGCAATTATGACCACGGAGAGTGTTTTATTTGACGCCATTTACATACCTGGTGGCAAAAAATCCATAACAACCTTGTTAGAGGAATCAAAGTACAAGAAATTTATCAATGAAGCTTTTAAACATTGCAAAGCAATTGCAGCGGATAAAGAAGGTGAAGATTTAATTAATGAAACTTTTGTTGCAAATTACAAGGATGACAAAGCGATTTTAATTAATGAAAAACCGCAAAGTTTTATAGATGCAATTGCCAAACATCGAAATTGGGAGCGTATGGATATAGCAGCTAAAGTACCTGCTTAA
- a CDS encoding YihY/virulence factor BrkB family protein — MGKLSLKIKDLPKLLLNTYKSWDANDPWRMSAVVAYYAVLSLPGLLVIIINVVGRIWGRDIVQGRLTGKLSSILGSESAETIRTMITQTLDTESNLISTIIGIATILFGATGVFYQIQISLNKIWKVESISKFSFKKILTDRAKSFAFILVIGFLLLISFVLTTIISALTDYIQKSFPDVVLYLIYLVNFLVSIGIISTLFALMFRYMPDTKVRWKTVWIGAILTAILFVLGESLLGLYFGKSNPASTYGAAGSIVLILLWVSYSCLIFFFGAEFTRQYSIKYHHDSHTHKNKIEDLKEKEGK; from the coding sequence ATGGGAAAGTTGAGCTTAAAAATTAAAGATTTACCAAAATTGCTTTTAAACACTTATAAATCTTGGGATGCTAATGATCCCTGGAGAATGAGTGCTGTAGTTGCCTATTATGCTGTGCTATCCTTACCTGGATTGTTGGTGATCATTATAAATGTGGTTGGTAGAATTTGGGGAAGAGACATTGTGCAGGGACGTTTAACAGGTAAATTGTCCTCTATTCTTGGTAGTGAATCTGCGGAAACGATTAGAACCATGATTACCCAAACCCTCGATACCGAAAGTAATTTAATCTCAACCATTATAGGTATTGCAACCATTTTGTTTGGTGCAACAGGTGTGTTCTACCAAATTCAAATCTCTTTGAACAAAATCTGGAAAGTGGAGTCGATCTCTAAATTCAGTTTTAAAAAGATATTGACAGATCGGGCAAAGAGTTTTGCATTTATATTGGTGATCGGTTTTTTGTTGCTTATTAGTTTTGTGCTCACAACAATTATTTCTGCCTTGACAGATTATATTCAAAAATCATTTCCAGACGTGGTATTATACCTCATATATTTAGTGAACTTTTTAGTTTCCATTGGGATTATTTCCACCTTGTTCGCGCTCATGTTTCGCTATATGCCAGACACAAAAGTGCGATGGAAAACGGTTTGGATCGGTGCAATTTTAACTGCAATATTGTTTGTTTTGGGGGAATCTCTTTTAGGCCTTTACTTCGGAAAATCTAATCCTGCCTCTACTTATGGCGCAGCAGGAAGTATTGTATTGATCTTATTGTGGGTCTCTTATTCCTGTCTTATTTTCTTTTTTGGAGCAGAATTTACGCGACAATATTCTATAAAGTACCATCACGATTCCCATACACATAAAAACAAAATTGAAGATCTAAAGGAAAAGGAGGGCAAATAG
- the era gene encoding GTPase Era, translating into MMHKAGFVNIIGNPNVGKSTLMNTFIGEKLSIITSKAQTTRHRILGIVNGADFQMILSDTPGIIKPAYELQESMMDFVKSAFDDADVLIYMVEIGEQELKDEAFFKKITSSKIPVLLLLNKIDKSDQEQLESQVALWSSKVPNAEIFPISALEGFNVKEVFGRIVELLPESPPFYPKDQLTDKPERFFVNEIIREKILMHYKKEIPYAVEIDTEEFFEEDTIIRMRSIIMVERETQKGIIIGHKGSALKRVGVEARKDLEKFFGKQVHLELYVKVNKNWRSDQRQLKRFGYNQK; encoded by the coding sequence ATTATGCACAAAGCAGGTTTTGTAAATATTATCGGAAACCCAAATGTTGGTAAATCAACGCTAATGAATACGTTTATTGGTGAGAAATTATCCATAATCACATCAAAAGCGCAAACGACCAGACATCGTATTTTAGGAATTGTAAATGGTGCGGATTTCCAGATGATTTTAAGTGATACTCCAGGGATCATAAAACCAGCTTATGAGCTTCAGGAATCTATGATGGATTTCGTGAAATCTGCTTTTGATGATGCAGATGTTTTGATCTATATGGTTGAGATAGGTGAACAGGAATTAAAGGACGAGGCTTTTTTTAAAAAAATCACAAGTTCTAAAATACCGGTGTTATTACTTCTGAATAAAATTGATAAATCAGATCAAGAGCAACTAGAATCCCAAGTAGCTTTATGGTCAAGCAAAGTGCCAAATGCTGAGATTTTTCCAATTTCCGCATTAGAAGGCTTTAATGTTAAAGAAGTTTTTGGTCGCATTGTAGAATTATTGCCAGAATCTCCTCCTTTTTATCCAAAAGACCAGCTAACCGATAAACCAGAGCGTTTCTTCGTTAATGAAATCATTAGAGAGAAAATCTTGATGCATTATAAAAAAGAGATTCCCTATGCAGTAGAAATTGATACCGAAGAGTTTTTTGAAGAAGACACGATTATAAGAATGCGTTCCATAATAATGGTAGAGCGAGAAACCCAAAAAGGAATTATCATAGGCCATAAGGGAAGCGCGTTAAAACGTGTTGGTGTCGAAGCTCGTAAGGATTTGGAGAAATTCTTTGGAAAACAAGTTCATCTAGAATTATACGTAAAAGTGAATAAAAATTGGAGGAGTGACCAAAGACAATTAAAGCGTTTTGGTTACAACCAAAAGTAA
- the der gene encoding ribosome biogenesis GTPase Der, whose translation MGSIVAIVGRPNVGKSTFFNRLIQRREAIVDAVSGVTRDRHYGKSDWNGKEFSLIDTGGYVKGSDDIFEAQIDKQVELAIDEADAIIFMVDVEAGVTGMDEDVAKLLRKVSKPVFLAVNKVDNNKRAEDAVEFYSLGLGEYYTIASINGSGTGDLLDALVEALPEIEEEQEKDELPRFAVVGRPNAGKSSFINALIGEERYIVTDIAGTTRDSIDTKYNRFGFEFNLIDTAGIRKKSKVKEDLEFYSVMRSVRAIEHCDVCLIVLDATRGFDGQVQNIFWLAQRNRKGIVVLVNKWDLVEKETQTMKAFEREIRQEMEPFTDVPIVFISVLNKQRIYKAIETAVEVYNNRTKKIKTSKLNEVLLPVIENYPPPAYKGKFVKIKYIMQLPTPQPQFAFFCNLPQYVREPYKRFLENNLRELFDFKGVPISVYMRKK comes from the coding sequence ATGGGAAGTATAGTAGCAATAGTAGGTCGTCCAAATGTTGGGAAATCTACTTTTTTTAATCGATTAATCCAACGTAGAGAAGCTATTGTTGATGCAGTAAGTGGCGTAACAAGAGATAGGCACTACGGAAAAAGTGATTGGAACGGGAAAGAGTTTTCGCTCATAGACACTGGCGGTTACGTCAAAGGAAGTGATGATATCTTTGAGGCTCAAATTGATAAACAAGTCGAACTTGCTATCGATGAGGCAGATGCCATCATTTTTATGGTAGATGTAGAGGCTGGTGTTACAGGAATGGATGAAGATGTTGCAAAATTACTACGCAAGGTTAGCAAACCTGTTTTTCTTGCTGTCAATAAAGTAGATAATAACAAACGTGCAGAAGATGCTGTAGAATTCTACTCATTAGGCCTGGGAGAATACTATACAATAGCTAGTATTAATGGAAGTGGAACAGGTGATCTTTTAGATGCATTGGTAGAAGCTTTACCAGAAATAGAAGAGGAACAAGAAAAAGATGAACTTCCAAGATTTGCTGTAGTTGGGAGACCAAATGCAGGAAAATCATCTTTTATTAATGCATTAATAGGAGAAGAGCGTTACATTGTTACAGATATTGCAGGCACTACAAGAGACTCTATAGATACAAAATACAATCGCTTTGGTTTTGAATTTAATTTGATCGATACTGCAGGAATCAGAAAAAAATCTAAAGTAAAAGAAGATCTTGAATTTTACTCAGTGATGCGTAGTGTTAGAGCTATTGAGCATTGTGATGTATGTTTAATTGTTTTAGATGCAACACGTGGATTTGACGGTCAAGTCCAAAACATTTTTTGGTTAGCGCAACGCAATCGTAAAGGTATTGTTGTACTTGTCAATAAATGGGATTTAGTTGAAAAAGAAACGCAAACCATGAAAGCGTTTGAGCGGGAGATTAGACAGGAAATGGAGCCTTTTACAGATGTGCCAATTGTATTTATTTCGGTTTTGAACAAACAAAGAATTTATAAAGCTATTGAAACAGCTGTTGAGGTTTACAATAATAGAACCAAGAAAATAAAGACCAGTAAACTCAACGAGGTCTTATTACCAGTTATTGAAAACTATCCTCCACCAGCATATAAAGGTAAATTTGTGAAGATTAAATACATCATGCAATTACCAACACCTCAACCACAGTTTGCTTTCTTTTGTAACTTACCACAATATGTAAGAGAACCTTACAAACGTTTTTTAGAGAATAATTTGAGAGAACTTTTTGATTTCAAAGGCGTTCCTATTAGCGTTTATATGCGTAAAAAATAA
- a CDS encoding T9SS type B sorting domain-containing protein, with amino-acid sequence MRSRWLLVLLLIFSFSENSIAQNSPPTIVAEGNQEFCGSSPMNVVTSVSITDPDAGDISLDNVFLQISEGYVSTEDLLVLTGTHPNITSTWNVPEGKLELQGPASFTEFENAISDVLYQTTQSNFTQDKSFSINLGDANFLPSTGHYYVYVSSPGITWTTARTQAENTFYFGIQGYLVTITSEEESQFAGEQSPGLGWIGANDAETEGTWKWVTGPENGQTFWIGEVTGSAPGGEYSNWNTGEPNNIGGNEDYAHITDPSVGNIGSWNDLPNAGDGSPSDPYYPKGYLVEFGGMPGDPEINLSASTTIITPKLSLEASVGCSDGISTLNVNSNTPTVLWYETPSSTTVLNSEPTYEVQLDADTTFWILPLFDGCNGGIRIPFAVDVLESPEAIDLNIVQCDDEINDGFTDFSLSLYFEEITNGITANRAVVFYEDINLTSEISGDLFTNTSNPQTVYAEVVDTSSGCTSISEVIISVNSNVINPVNLEACDTPAQTGIVPFDLSLASEEILESVPADSTIEFYETYEDAGLEMNSLPISFTNTVPYSQTIYARVETQDGSCFAITQVELTVNSVPNILSEETVLYCLNDFPQTITLSGGVMGDIPNNYYYYWSTGETTIDIEVNEIGTYTVEVAFVDGCSKIKTIEVLPSNVATIENIIVEDLSNNNSITILVSGEGEYQYALNNSEGIYQNSNTFNNVTAGIYTVYVKDVKNDCGIVSEDVSVIGYSKFFTPNGDTFNDTWQLKGISEQFQPNTEVYIFDRFGKLLYTLNSPFDAWDGTFNGKPLPTSDYWFSATLEDGRTFTNHFTLKR; translated from the coding sequence ATGAGAAGTCGTTGGTTGCTTGTTTTGTTATTAATTTTCAGTTTTTCTGAAAATAGTATCGCACAAAACAGTCCGCCAACAATTGTTGCAGAAGGAAATCAGGAATTCTGCGGAAGTTCACCAATGAACGTCGTTACAAGTGTTTCAATCACAGATCCAGATGCTGGTGATATAAGCTTGGATAATGTGTTTTTGCAAATTTCCGAAGGATATGTAAGTACTGAAGATCTTTTGGTATTAACAGGAACGCATCCAAATATTACTAGTACGTGGAATGTACCAGAAGGTAAATTAGAGCTTCAGGGACCAGCGAGTTTTACCGAGTTTGAAAACGCCATTAGTGACGTATTATATCAAACTACACAAAGCAATTTTACACAGGACAAATCATTTTCTATAAATCTTGGTGATGCTAATTTTTTGCCATCTACGGGACATTATTATGTTTATGTCTCAAGTCCGGGAATAACATGGACGACCGCGAGAACCCAAGCAGAGAATACATTTTACTTCGGAATTCAAGGCTATCTCGTAACCATAACCAGCGAAGAAGAATCGCAATTTGCAGGAGAACAAAGTCCTGGTTTAGGATGGATAGGTGCCAATGATGCAGAAACCGAAGGTACCTGGAAATGGGTAACCGGACCGGAAAATGGACAAACATTTTGGATTGGAGAAGTTACAGGAAGCGCACCTGGAGGAGAATACTCAAACTGGAATACTGGTGAACCCAATAATATTGGTGGCAATGAGGACTATGCCCATATTACAGATCCTTCAGTTGGTAATATTGGCTCTTGGAATGATCTCCCTAATGCTGGCGATGGTTCACCTTCTGATCCATATTATCCTAAAGGCTATTTGGTAGAATTTGGTGGTATGCCTGGAGATCCAGAAATTAACCTTTCTGCCAGTACAACTATTATAACACCTAAGCTTAGCTTAGAGGCAAGTGTTGGGTGCTCAGATGGGATCTCAACATTAAATGTAAATTCAAATACACCAACCGTATTGTGGTATGAAACACCTTCTTCAACAACGGTTTTAAATTCTGAACCAACCTATGAGGTTCAACTTGATGCAGACACAACATTTTGGATCTTGCCATTGTTTGATGGTTGTAATGGTGGTATTAGAATTCCTTTTGCAGTTGATGTTTTAGAAAGTCCAGAGGCTATAGATCTCAACATAGTGCAATGTGATGATGAGATTAATGATGGCTTTACAGATTTTAGCTTATCTCTTTATTTTGAAGAAATCACTAACGGGATTACAGCAAATAGAGCGGTTGTCTTTTATGAGGATATAAATCTAACTTCAGAGATTTCGGGAGATTTGTTTACCAATACAAGCAATCCACAAACGGTATATGCAGAAGTGGTAGATACGAGTTCGGGATGCACTTCAATTTCCGAAGTTATAATTAGCGTAAACTCTAACGTAATAAATCCAGTAAACCTTGAAGCGTGCGATACGCCAGCGCAAACAGGAATAGTGCCTTTTGATTTATCATTGGCAAGTGAGGAGATTTTAGAAAGTGTACCAGCAGATTCAACAATTGAGTTTTATGAAACTTATGAAGATGCAGGTTTGGAGATGAATTCCCTTCCAATATCATTTACTAATACAGTACCATATAGCCAGACTATCTATGCGCGTGTAGAAACCCAAGATGGTTCTTGTTTTGCCATCACGCAAGTTGAGCTAACTGTAAATAGTGTGCCCAATATTTTAAGTGAAGAGACGGTTTTGTATTGTTTAAATGATTTTCCGCAGACCATAACATTGAGTGGAGGTGTAATGGGAGATATTCCAAACAATTACTACTATTACTGGTCTACAGGGGAAACAACTATTGATATTGAAGTTAATGAAATTGGCACATACACCGTTGAAGTTGCTTTTGTAGATGGTTGTTCAAAAATTAAAACAATTGAAGTTTTGCCATCAAATGTAGCAACTATAGAGAACATTATAGTTGAGGATTTAAGTAATAATAATTCTATAACCATTTTGGTTTCTGGAGAAGGTGAGTACCAATACGCATTAAATAATAGCGAAGGGATATATCAAAATTCAAACACATTTAACAACGTTACTGCTGGAATTTATACAGTTTACGTGAAAGATGTTAAGAACGATTGTGGTATTGTCTCAGAGGATGTTTCTGTAATTGGCTACTCCAAATTTTTTACGCCAAATGGCGATACTTTTAATGATACTTGGCAGTTAAAGGGCATTTCAGAGCAATTTCAGCCAAATACAGAAGTGTATATTTTTGATCGCTTCGGAAAATTGCTATACACATTAAACTCTCCTTTTGATGCTTGGGATGGTACGTTTAATGGTAAACCTTTACCAACGTCAGATTATTGGTTTTCTGCAACTTTAGAAGACGGTCGCACCTTCACAAATCACTTTACGCTAAAACGATAG